The sequence CGGGTTCACCTGGGCGTGAGAAATGCAATCCAATGGCTCATTTGCATACAAAGCCGTTCGATTGTGGGCCAAAGGCAGCAAGGCGATGGCTACAAATGGCCCACAAACAGCTGCAGGTCTGGGCCAAAATTTATCTTGGACATCTCGGCTTGGCATTGATCGACTGGCAGGGGGAAAACCCTCAAACCTAGCCAAAATGAATGTTTCTTGTACATAGCCAGCGACGTTTGAACTCAAATTTACTTAGGATCTAAGCGGGAAAATTCCTCGGCAACTCTCTAAGCATAATCTACATCTAAATCTAAGCAAATCTTGTGCGTgttgtaaattaaaaaataaaacaatgaAAATATAACTAAACGAAATACCAAACCAACAAGTGGCggaaaacaaaaatttcttgTCGGTTGAAGCTAAGTCAATGAACTAACCTTCCTTCATTAACATTCATCAATGAACTTTGTTAACATTTAAGTTTAGCATTTATTTGtaagtattaaaaaaaatcaaatgtTTGACAAAGAGAATGAAAACCAAGCTAGTTCGTAAAACTGAAcatgaaaatgaaaaataaattaagtcCAGAAAAGCAAGCCAAAGGCAATGTCTTCTTATTGAATGCGGAGCgcatttccgtttccggttGGTCTTTTATCTTTATTTGCATGGCGCAGCATCCTGTCCCGTTCAGGTTTCATATGCCCCTGGGCGATGCTGATAAATTGAAAGTAAATCAAACGCAAATCAAGGACGTCATTTATCATTCGAATGGAAATAGCCTTTAGTCAAAGTTCAAACACAAATACATCAAATTGTATACTGTGTTGCACTaatgatttaattttgttgCAGTTCATTTAACTTACAAATTTGTATAGTGCAATTCTTAGTTACATTACCTTTAATTAACGTGGTTAATCAAAAATATACTCAAATCGCAACAGGCTCTTATGAGAATGTCAGTTgatgtattttataatttttagtAAACAAGGTCAAAAAAAGGAATTAAAATATACGAATAAAGACTTGAAAGTGTACATTTTCAAATGTCTCAAAGCTTGCGGAgcttatttttttaaacaaagaTGAAGGAATACGGTGAAGTTATATTCGTGGATCAGTTGAAGCACCATCGTGTTGTGGCCAGTCAGATCGATAAGACTCGTATTGCTTGGCAGAGAAATAGTTCCTGGTATGCGGCAGCTCAAAGGGAGCATTACTCCCAATACGCGACTATATCCGCTGAGAGTCGGAAAAAGTACGGAGATAAGATTTATGGATACTACGCGAAAAGGAACCGTCTGCGACCCGTGTTCAACCTTACAACCAGGGCTAAAATGACTGAGGAAGACAAGCAAAGGCATATTTCGATGGCACACCTTTTCGGATACAAGTATTCTAAAACTACCAATGGCGAATATGGCAGTGTGGCGCCATCAGCATTATTTTTCTGTTTCTAAATTAGTTACGAGTTACGGTTTAGTTGTTCtatttcacaaaaaaaatgtcttcAAATTACCAATCCTTAAAAACAAAGGTTTAATTATATTTCTCtgtataaaaaatgttgatcttttttgtttaaatccccagaaaaatattataaatttagGTTGATTTTTTGAGAAGAGTCCGTAACGTATGATTTTAAGAACCTTCTGAAAAGATATTTCCTAAGCCCCTTGCCTTTACTTTTCCACCTCAAAAGCACACATATGCACGCTCATTATCAACATTTGTGGGAATTATGCAAAAATTTATGGCGGAAACATTTAGGCCTTGAACGATTACAGACAGACGCCAAAAACTGCAGTAAAGCAGAGGAAATCCATTGAAAATGGTAAGGTGCGGAAAGAGGTGGCGAAGAGTTTGTGGCgggttttaaattaattttatatgcG is a genomic window of Drosophila suzukii chromosome 2L, CBGP_Dsuzu_IsoJpt1.0, whole genome shotgun sequence containing:
- the LOC108013066 gene encoding uncharacterized protein, encoding MKEYGEVIFVDQLKHHRVVASQIDKTRIAWQRNSSWYAAAQREHYSQYATISAESRKKYGDKIYGYYAKRNRLRPVFNLTTRAKMTEEDKQRHISMAHLFGYKYSKTTNGEYGSVAPSALFFCF